GCGACGCGGTCGGAGCGCGACAGGGAGCCGGTCTTGATCTGACCGGCGGCGGTGGCGACCACCAGATCGGCAATGGTCGTGTCCTCGGTCTCGCCGGAGCGGTGGGAGACCACCGCGGTGTAGCCGGCGGCATGGGCCATGGCGATCGCCTCCATGGTCTCGGTCAGGGTGCCGATCTGGTTGACCTTGATCAGGATGGAGTTGGCGATACCGCGGTCGATGCCTTGCTTCAGGATCTTGGTGTTGGTGACGAAGAGGTCGTCACCGACGATCTGAATGCGGTCCCCGAGCCGCTCGGTCAGGCGCTTCCAGCCGTCCCAATCGCCCTCGGCCAGGCCGTCCTCGATGGTCAGGATGGGGTACTGGTTGACCCAGCCCTCCAGCATGGCGATCACGCCGTCGGAGTCGAGCTTGACGCCCTCGCCTTCCAGGTCGTAGACGCCGTCCTTGTAGAACTCGGAGGCGGCCACGTCCAGGCCGATCCAGATGTCCTTGCCCGCCGTGAAGCCGGTCTTGCCGATCGCCTCCAGGATCGCCTCCACCGCGGCCACATTTGAGGGCAGGTCGGGGGCGAAGCCGCCCTCGTCGCCGACGGAGGTGGCGAGCCCGCGGGCCTTGAGCACCGATTTCAGGGCATGGAAGACCTCGGCACCGTAACGCACCGCCTCGCGGATGCTCGGGGCGCCCACCGGCAGGATCATGAACTCCTGGAAGTCGACGCTGTTGTCGGCGTGCTGACCGCCGTTGATGATGTTCATCATCGGCACCGGCAGCCGGTAGGGGCCGGCGCTGAGCGAGCGATAGAGCGGCAGGGCGCGCTCTTGGGCGGCGGCATGGGCGGCGGCGAGCGAGACCCCCAGGAGCGCATTGGCGCCGAGCCGGGACTTATTCTCGGTGCCGTCCAGTTCGATCATGGTGCGGTCGATCGCGCCCTGCTCGGTCACCTCCATGCCGACCACGGCGTCCTTGATCTCGCCCTCGATGCGCCCGACGGCCTTAAGCACGCCCTTGCCGCCGTAGCGGCCCTTGTCACCGTCGCGCATCTCCAGCGCCTCGCGCGAGCCGGTGGAGGCCCCGGAGGGGACGATGGCGCGGCCGATGGCGCCGTCGGCGGTGATGACGTCGGCCTCCACGGTGGGGTTGCCGCGGGAATCCAGGACTTCACGGGCACGGACATCGACGATTTCGGACATGGTGGCTCTCTCTTGGTCAGTTATAAGGTTAACAAGGGTAACGAATCGGGAACATCGTCAGCGCAGCGGAGGGCACCTTCACAGGCTGGAAATTAGATAGGATTAACAGAATTTTTCAAGCTTTACAGGATGATGACCCTAGAAAGAGCAGTTATCCACAGATGAACACAGATTATCACAGATGATTCATTGACTTACGCTTGGCCGGGGGCTCACCTTGCCGGTGATTGTGACATCAGCGATAAGCGCATGACAATTCAAAGAAAATTTGTGTTCATCTGTGTTCATCTGTGGATTTTAGGATTACTGGGCAGGACCCAGGATCGGAAAGGCCTGCGAAATCCTGTCAATCCTGACCATTTATTATCATGTAATCGCATCTTCGGCGAAAGGAGCGGACTTGACCAGTCGGTCGATCGCGACCAGGGTGGCGAGCAGGTCACGCATCTGGCCCAAGGGCCAGGCGTTGGGGCCGTCGCTCATGGCCTGATCCGGGCGCGGGTGCGTCTCCATGAAGACGCCGGCCACTCCCGCGGCCACCGCCGCGCGCGCCAGCACCGGGACGAACTCGCGCTGCCCGCCCGAGCGGTCCCCCTGCCCCCCCGGCAACTGCACCGAATGGGTGGCATCGAAGACCACCGGGCAGCCGGTGGCGCGCATCACCGCCAAGGAGCGCATGTCCGAGATCAGGTTGTTATAGCCGAAGGAAACCCCGCGCTCGCACACCATGATCCGGTCGTTGCCGGTGGCGCGCGCCTTGTCCACGACGTTGCGCATGTCCCAGGGGGCGAGGAACTGGCCCTTCTTGATGTTGACCGGCAGTCCCAGCGCCGCCACGGCCTGGATGAAATTGGTCTGGCGGCAGAGGAAGGCCGGGGTCTGGAGGACATCGACCACCGCCGCCACCTCGTTGAGCGGCGTGTCCTCGTGCACGTCGGTGAGGATCGGGACACCGCAGCGCGCACGCACCGATTCCAGGATTTTGAGCCCCGCCTCCAGCCCGGGCCCGCGGAAGCTGCCGGCGGACGAGCGGTTGGCCTTGTCGAAGGAAGACTTATAGATAAAGGGGATACCGAGCGCGTCCGTGATTTCCTTCAAGGTCCCGGCCGTCTCCTGCGCCAGGGTCTCGCCCTCGATCACGCAGGGCCCGGCGATCAGGAACAGGGGCCGGTCGAGCCCAACCTCGAAGCCCGCGAGCGGCATGAAGCCCCCGAGCGGGATCATGGCGTGGCCCCCGCGACCGGTGCCGGTGCAGGCCCGGCCCCGCCCCCGGCCTGATGCTCCAGCGCCGCGCGGATGAAGCCGCAGAAGAGCGGGTGCCCGTCACGCGGCGTGGAGGTGAACTCCGGGTGGAACTGGCAGGCGATGAACCAGGGATGATCCGGGATCTCGATGATCTCCACCAGCCGGTTGTCGAGCGACCACCCGGAGAAGCGCATCCCCGCGTCCTTCATCAGGTTCAGGTAGCGGTTGTTGAACTCGTAGCGATGGCGGTGACGCTCGCGGACCTGGGCACTGCCATAGACGGCGCGCGCCAGGCTCCCCGGCTCCAGCCGGCAGTTCTGTCCGCCCAGGCGCATGGTGCCGCCTAAGTCAGACCCCTCGCTGCGGGTCTCGAGCTGCCCCTGCTCGTCGCGCCACTCGGTAATCAGGGCGATCACCGGGTGCGGGGTCTGGCGATCGAACTCGGTGCTGTGGGCGCCCTCCAACCCGGCCAGGTCCCGGGCGTAACCGATCACCGCCACCTGCATCCCCAGACAGATCCCGAGATAGGGCACCCGGTGCTCCCGGGCATAGCGCGCCGCCTGGATCTTGCCCTCGATGCCGCGCTCGCCGAAGCCGCCGGGGACCAGAATCGCATCCAGTCCGGCCAACTGACCGGGCCCCTCCTGCTCGATCTCCTGGGAGTCGATATACACCACCTCCACCCGCGTGCCCGTGTGCACCCCGGCGTGGGCCAGGGCCTCGGACAGTGACTTGTAGGCCTCGGTCAGGTGCATGTATTTGCCGACCATGCCGATCCGCACCTGTCCCTGGGGTTGGTCGAAGCCCGCGAGCACTCGATCCCACTCGCGCAGATCCGCCGCGCCCACCTCCAGGTGGAACTGGCGGACCACCAGTTCGTCGAGCCCCTGGGCGTGGAGCAGGCGCGGGATGCGGTAGATATTGTCCGCGTCCACCGCCGAGATGACGGCATCCTCGGCCACGTTGGTGAAGAGCGCGATCTTGCGCCGCTCCTCGTCCGGCAGGTCGGTCTCGCAGCGGCACAGGAGCACATCGGGCTGGATGCCGATGGAGCGCAACTCCTTGACCGAGTGCTGGGTCGGCTTGGTCTTGATCTCGCCGGCGCAGCGCAGATAGGGGACCAGGGTCAGGTGCATGAAGAGCGCGTTCTCGCGGCCCAACTCCACCCGCATCTGGCGGATCGCCTCCAGGAAGGGCAGCGACTCGATGTCGCCGACGGTCCCGCCGATCTCCACCATCGCGATGTCGGAACCCTGGGCGCCGAGCCGGATGCTGTCCTTGATCTCATCGGTGATGTGCGGGATGACCTGCACGGTGCGGCCCAGGTAGTCGCCGCGGCGTTCCTTGCGGATCACCGTGTCGTAGATCTGGCCGGTGGTGAAATTGTTGTTGCGCCCCATCCGGGTGCGCAGAAAACGCTCGTAGTGGCCCAGGTCCAGGTCGGTCTCGGCGCCGTCGTCGGTGACATAGACCTCGCCGTGCTGGAAGGGGCTCATGGTCCCCGGGTCCACGTTGATGTAGGGGTCGAGCTTGATCATGGTGACCGCAAGCCCGCGCGCCTCCAGCAGGGCCGCCAGCGAAGCCGACGCGATGCCCTTGCCGAGCGACGAGACCACCCCGCCGGTAATGAAGATGAACTTAGTCTTAGAGGGGGTCATGAGGGGATCACTGGGGTAGGACAGGTTCCTGGACTTAAGGCCGCTGGCCCGACACGCTACCAAATTCGCCGCGCCCCCTCAACGCGGCAACGCGCCGGTCGGCGACCCAAGGCCCCTGCCGGACCCGAGCGCACACCGGTTTGCCTATCAAAGTCAGGGGTTCGCGCGTATAGTCGGCGAGGACCTCGCAAACGCGAGACACACGGCCGACGCAGGATCGCGGTGGATCGACGCTGGCTGCCCAATCTGAACGACAACCCACTGCGGAGCATCCATCCTAATGCATTCTTTTGCCAAGCTGATCAGCGTCGCCGCCATCGTCGGCACCGCCGTCTTTGCCGCCAACCCCGCGCAGGCCTGGGGCGGCCCCGGCGGCGGCAACGGCTGGGGTAACGGCAACGGCAACGGCGTCGGTGACATGTGGAACGACATGCTGGGCGACGGTTCCGGTGATTTCAACATGAACATGAGCGGCCGCGGCAACGGCAACGGCCGTGGTTACGGCAACGGTCGCGGTTATGGCGACGGGCGCGGTTACGGCGACGGACGCGGTTACGGCGGCTACCCGGGCTACGGTGGTGGCTACCCGGGCTACGCCGCACCGGGTTACGGTTACGGCGCACCGGGTTATGCAGCCCCGGGCGGCGGCTACCCGGGCAACGGGGCGCCGGGCTACGGCCCTGGAGCACCCGGCTATGGAGCGCCTGGTTACGCGCCCCAGGCCAACGCCTACGGCGGCGGCTACCCCGGCTATGGCTACGGGGCCCCGACTGCCCCCTACGGTGCACCCCCGGCGCCGCCCGCCCCGCCGGTCGGCGAAGCCAGGTAAGACGTCCAAGGTCCTGAGGGACACCCCAGGCCGCGCCCCCCGGGCGCGGCCTTTTTTTTCGTCGTCGCACCCCCGGCGGCATCCGTGACTTGATCCAGATCAAGAATCGACCCAATATAGAGTATTGAGAAAAGCGGGGGATGTCGTCTTGAGTCAACCAACCATCATTTCCATCGAGACGATGCGGGTTGCGTGCAAGAGTTGCTCGCTCTCAACCCTCTGTCTGCCCATGGGGCTCTGCCCCCAAGACGTGGAGCGGCTCGAAGATATCGTCAAACACGCCCGGCCGCTGCACCGCGGGGACCTGCTGTTTCGCAGCGGTGATCGCTTCCGCTCGCTCTACGTGGTCAAGACCGGCTCGCTCAAGAGCTTCGCGCCCAGTCCGGAAGGCGGCGAGCAGGTGCTGGGCTTTCACCTGCCGGGTGAGGTCATCGGACTCGACGCCATCGACCGACGCACCCACAGTTGCTTCGCCAAGGTGCTGGAAACCTCCTCAATCTGCGAGGTCCCCTTCCAGCTACTGACGCAACTGACGGCGATCATCCCCGGCCTCCAGCATCACCTCTACCGACTGCTCAGCAAGGAGATCGGCCACGACACCGACATGCTCCTGCTGCTCGGCAAGAAGAACGCGGAAGAACGCCTGGCGGCCTTCCTGCTCGACATGTCCAAGCGGCTGCAACGGCGCGGGCTGTCGCCGACCGATTTTTATCTGAGCATGTCGCGCCACGAGATCGGCAACTATCTGGGGCTCGCGGTGGAGACGGTGAGCCGCATCTTTACCCGCTTCCAGGACGACCGCCTCCTGGGAGTGGAGCGCAAGCACATCGAGATCTTCGATCTGGACGCGCTGGCGACCCTGGCGGATGGTATGGGCACGATGCGGCAGCAGCAGCAGCGGACCTGAGGTATCAGGTTTCCCAAGTGACCCATGACGGACGCTACCAGGCCAACTTCACCAAGGGCGGACTCATGGTCCCGGAGAGCCGCCGCGTGGCCGAGCTCCTGCTCGCGGGCGTCGATGCGGCCGGCTGGAAGCAGGCCATCGAAGGGGACAACCTGCTGCGCAAGCGCTCGCCCACCACGGCATCGACCAAGGCCCTGCTGATCCGCGCCCGGCTGCGGACCATGACTGAGGGTTTATGGCGCCTGGTACGTGACGGCGACAGGCCGGTAGCGACCCAGGCGCTCTTCGCCGCAACCATCACCTACTCCCCCCTGGTCGGAGACTTTATGGACCTGGTCGTCCGCGACCTCTACCGGCGCTTCGAGGAACGGCTCAAGGCCCAGCACTGGGACCGCTATGTCGAGGACTGCCACACCCGCGACCCCCGCACACCTGACTGGTCCGCCGGGACCCTGACCAGCCTGCGCACCCGCGTCTTCGGCATGCTGACCGAGGCCGGTTACCTGTCCGACGCGCGCACCCGGACCCTGAGGCCCCTGACGGTCGCGCCGACGGTGGCGGGCTACCTCAGGACCCACGGCCGGGACTATGCCCTGCGCTGCATGGAGGTTGACCCCCGGGCGAGTTGAAGAACAGGAATTGTCCACAGATGAACACAGATGAAGAAACCAGCGAGGCTTCGGCAATCGATGACGAATAATCAACCCTTTAAGAATTCGTTTTTCTTATCTGTGTTCATCTGTGTCATCTGTGGACATCTTGAGGGCGAAGCATGAGCGGCGTCTTCAACCAACGTCTCGACCAGATCCTGGAGCGCGTCACCGCCGACGACTTCCTCCAAGGCAAGGGCCTGGGCAACGAGATCCCGTTCTACGCCTTCGACTATCCCGCCGAACGGGAGTTGGAGGTGCGCGGGCACCTCGCCTTCCTCCTCACCCAGATCCCCAAGCGTCGGCCCAGCTTGCGCTTCACGCACATCAACCTGTTCGACCTGATCATCCGCCACCTGAAGGACCGCGGGTTTTATGACAAGGCCCTGGCCCTCCACCAGAAGCAAGGTGATGCGGCGCTACGCAAGGCGCTCGCCGCACCGCTGGACGCGGGCAAGCTGGCGGCCGTGCTCGCCACCGAGGTCAAGCCCGCGCAACAGGACCTGGTGCTCGTCTCCGGAGTCGGCGCAGCCTACCCCTTGCTGCGCACCCACAACCTGCTGAACAATCTCCACCACCGCATGGGCAGCACGCCGCTCGTGCTGTTCTACCCCGGCGACTACGACGGTCAATCCCTGCGGCTGTTCGGCACCTTACAGGACAAACCCTATTACCGCGCCTTCAGGCTCGTGAGCTGATCCACAGATTCACCGGATGAAGAATGGTCCACAGATGACACAGATTGACACAGATGAAGAAATCAGCGAGGCTGCCGCAGCCGATAACGAATCATCGATCCTCCGAGATCATTTCTTTTCTTATCTGTGTTCATCTGTGTCATCTGTGGACAACTCTTCCGATCAGCCGGATGAAGAATATCCATAGATGACACAGATTAACACAGATGAGGAAATCAGCGCGGCGGCGGCCGATAACGAATCATCGATCCTCCAAGATCATTCCTTATTATTATCTGTGTTCATCTGTGTCATCTGTGGACAACTCTTCCGATCAGCCGGATGAAGAATATCCACAGATAACACAGATGAACACAGATGAAGAAATCAGCGAGGCGGCGGCAGTTGATAATGAATCATCGATCCTCCAAGATCATTCTTTTTCTTATCTGTGTTCATCTGTGTCATCTGTGGACAACTCTTCCGATCAGCCGGATGAAGAATATCCACAGATGACACAGATTAACACAGATGAGGAAATCAGCGCGGCGGCGGCCGATAACGAATCATCGATCCTCCAAGATCATTCCTTTTCTTATCTGTGTTCATCTGTGTCATCTGTGGATAACTCTTCCGCCGCAGGAGTGTAGGTCATGTTGATCAAGGATCTGTTCACCAAGCCGATCGACCGCCCCATCAACGGCGTCATCAAGGCCGATCAGGCCGACAGTGCGTCGGTCTGGCAGGAGCTCGACGAGTACGTCGTCACCAAGGAACTCGACATCCATTTCCGCCGCTTCTTCGGCGCCTACCTGGATGCGATCGACCACGCCGGGGACCCCCAGGTGGTCGGCAAGGTCGGGGTCTGGATCTCCGGGTTCTTCGGCTCCGGCAAGTCCCACTTTCTCAAGATCCTTTCCTACCTCTTGGAGAACCTTGAGATCAGCCATGCCGGGCAGACCCGGCGTGCCATCGCGTTCTTCGACGGCAAGATCCAGGACGCCATGTTGGCCGCCGACATCAAGCGCGCCGTCGGCACCGCGGTGGATGTCTGCCTGTTCAACATCGACAGCAAGGCCGACACCGCCAGCGGGCGTGACGCCATCCTGCGGGTCTTCCTGAAGGTGTTCAACGAGAAGCTCGGGTTTTGCGCCGATCATCCGCACATCGCCGACCTGGAGCGGCACCTCGCGGCGTCGGGCAAGCTCGACGCCTTCAAGGCCGCATTCCGCACCATTGCCAAGTGCGACTGGGAGCAGGAACGCGACGGCTACAGCTTCTACGCCGACGAACTGGTGCTGGCCCTCTCGCAGGCCCTGGGCAAGACCCCCGAGGGTGCACGCGCCTGGCTCGAACGCTGCGAGGACGATTTCAAGTCGCTCCTGACCGTCGAGAACTTCGCCGGCTGGATCAAGGCCTACCTGGACAGTCGGGGCCCCGCGCACCGCATCTGCTTCCTGGCGGACGAGATCGGCCAGTTCATCGGCCAGGACACCCACCTGATGCTCAACCTCCAGACCATCGCCGAGAACTTGGGCACCGTCTGCGGCGGCCGGGCCTGGGTCGTGGTCACCTCCCAAGAAGACATCGACGCGGTGCTGGGCGAGGTCCGTGCCGCCCGCGCCAATGACTTCTCCAAGATCCAGGGTCGTTTCAAGACCCGCCTTTCGCTCTCCAGCGCCAACGTGGATGAGGTCATCCAGAAGCGCCTGCTGGACAAGACCGACGCCGCCCGCGCGACCCTGGCGGCCCTCTACCGCGACCAGGCCGACATCCTCAAGAACCAGCTCAGCTTCAGCAATGTTGGCATGACCTTCAAGCCCTATGCTGACGCACTGGATTTCGTCAGCGTCTACCCCTTTGCCCCCTACCAGTTCCAACTGATCCAAAAGGTCTTCGAGGCCATCCGCCGCCACGGGGTCACCGGCCTGCACCTGGCTCGCGGCGAGCGGTCCATGCTGGACGCCTTCCAGTCCGCCGCGATCCAACTCGCCGCCGAGCCGGTCGGGGTGCTGGTCCCGCTGCACCGCTTCTACCCGGCCATCGAGAGTTTCCTCGAAGGCGTCGTCAAGTCGACCCTCGACCACGCCGCCGGCAACGACAAGCTCGAACCCTTCGACTCGCAGCTTCTGCGCACCCTGTTCCTGATCCGTTATGTCGAGGAGATCCGGGGCAACGTCGACAACCTGGTGACCCTGTTCGTCGACCGCATCGACGCCGACCGCCTGGCCCTGCGCCGACAGATCGAGGCCAGCCTCCAACGCCTGGAGCGCGAGACCCTGATCGGACGCAATGGCGAGGACTTCTTCTTCCTCACCAATGAAGAGCGCGACATCAGCCGCGAGATCAAGGACGTTGACCTGAGTTCCGCGGAAGAGGCCAAGTTCCTGGGCGAGCTGATCTTCGATGACCTGCTCAAGGGGCTGCGCAAGCAGCGCTTCCCCGACAACAACAAAGATTTCGGCATCAACCGCCTGTGCGACCTGCACCCGCACGGCACCCGCACCGACGGCGACCTGGTCCTGTCCCTCGTCACCCCCCTGGCCGACGATTACCCAATGTACGAAGAGGCCCGCTGCATCCTGCAAAGCGCCGCCGAGGGCGGCCAGCTCATCGTTCGGCTCGACGACGACAAGACCCTGGGCCGTGAGCTACGCACCTGGTTGCAGACCGACCGGTACATCGGCCGCAAGAATGACGGCACGGCCGCGACCACCACGGTCAAGATCCTGCGCGAGCGCCAAGAGGAGAACCGGGAGCGCCGCGCGCGCCTGGTCCTGCAACTGGAGCGCCTCTGCAAGGAGGCCGCCTACTACGCCGCCGGCCAGCCGGTCCGGCCCAAGGGCGGCACCGCCGCCGCCTCCTTAAGTGATGCCCTGAACTATCTCATCCGCAACAGCTTCAACAAGCTCGGCTACCTCGCGCACCTGTCCGCCAACCCCCAGGCCGAGATCAAGGCGGTACTCAGCGCCACCGACGTGGACGATCTGGGCTTCTCGCTGGAGGCCGGTCAGGGCAACCAGCAGGCACTCGCCGAGGTCGAGGGCCATGTCAACCTCATGGCCGGCGCCAACCGTCAGGTGATCCTGCAAGACCTCGTGGAAGACCGGTTCGGCCGGCGGCCTTACGGCTGGCCGGAGTGGGAGGTCGTCCTGCTGGTGGCCCGCCTGGTCCGCAAGGGCGCCATCAGCCTGGTGATGGACGGTGCGACCCTGTCCGCGGACAAGATCTTCGAGGCGGTCGTCACCCCCAGCAAATGGCGCCGCATCACGGCCATCAAGCGCCAGACGGTCGATCAGGGCCAACTCCAGGCCGCCCGCCAACTGGCCAAAGAGGTCTTCGGCCAGATCGCCCCCGATGGTGAGGACGCGCTCGCCGCCTGCCTGCGCGAACACCTGGGCGGTTGGCGCACCAACCTCGGCCAATACAAGACCCTGGCCGACACCGACGCCTACCCGGGCCGGCAGGAGATCGCCGATGCCGCGGGTGTCATCGCCAAGCTCCTGGCGGAGACCGAGAGCTTTGGCCTGATCGGCACCTTCCTGGAGCGCAAGACCGACCTGCTCGACCTGTCCGACAATGTCCATGAGCTGACGAACTTCTACGAGACCCAGCGCCCCACCTGGGAGCGGCTGCGCAAGGCCGCCGCCCGCTTCCAGCCCAACCGCACCTGGCTCGACAAAGACCCCAAGGCGGCCGCGGCCCTTGCGCGCATCCAGACCATCCTCGACGCCGCCGCCCCCTATGGCATGATCAAGGACGCCGAGTCGTTGATTCAGACCGTCGAAGGCATCGACACCGCCCTGGTCGCGGAGCGCCGAGCCCAGGTCCTGCAAGGCATCGATGCCCAACTCGGCAAGGTCCAGGTGGAGCTCGACGAGGCCAAGGCCGCAACCGATCTGCGCAACCTGTGCCTCCTGCCGCTGCAAGTCCTCAGACGCCAGGTCGAGACCCAAGCCAGCATTGCCCACCTCGACCAGGCCGGGCAGGCCGCCATCGACGCGGCGGACGAGGCGTTCGCCAAGATCGAGGCCGCGGCCAGTCAACGGAAAGACCCTGGTACAGTCGGCGAGCAAGACAAGCCGGTCTACGTCAAGCCGCGGCGTGTCGTGAAGGTCGCGGCCCTGGCACCGGCCGGGTATCTGGAGACCCAGAGCGACGTGGACGGCTACCTGGATCGGCTCCGCAAGGCGCTGGAGAACGCCATCAGCGCGGGGGAGCGCATCGAGATCCGGTAATCAATTATCCACAGATGACACAGATGAACACAGATAAGAACGTTTTCTCTTCATCTGTGTTCATCTGTGTCATCTGTGGATAAATCCGAGCGGTTGCTCCGGTGGGTCTTGTCTGGAGAGACGTTCATCGTTCCGGTCGTGGCGCGCGGATGTTATGCTAGATGTACCCCTTAAGCGGAGTAACTTCCATGCAGACCGTCGGCATCAAAGCGCTGCAAACCAACCCAGGCGTCCTCAGCAAGGCGCTCGACAGCGGCGACTACCTGCTGATCACCCGGCACGGCAAACCGATCGGGATCGCCGCCGCCTTCGACGACAGCCTGCTCGATCTGGGATTTCGCAAATGGATCGCCGTGCGCTCCTTCCAGGCGGGCGATCTCAGCCTGGGGCAGGTCGCGCAGGTGTTCGAGAAATCAAAGGAGGAGACCATGCGGCTACTGTCCGAGCTGGGGATAGCCATCGCCGACTACGACTTGGCCGAAGACCTCGAAACCCTGGAGTTGCTCGGCAGTCATTGAATGGACGCCATCGTCAGCGATACGACCGCCCTGATCGTGTTGGCGGGCCGACAGCGCTTGGACCTGCTCGGGGCCTGTTTCGAGCGCGTCTTGCTGCCGCGGGCGGTTTACCGGGAGTGGTTGGCAGGCGACGCGTCCGTTGAGAACACAGTCGCGCATCTCAGCTTCCTGGAAGTCGTCGCGGTGGAGGACTTCCCATTGCTCGGTGAACTGCGCACGCTGCTCGACGCGGGCGAGGCGGAGGCCTTGGCGCTCGCCCGAGCGCGAGGACTGCCGCTGTTGGTGGACGAAAAAAAAGCGCGGACCATCGCACGGATGATGAAGATCCCGATCTTGGGACTGGTCGGCGTCCTGTTACTCGCGGTGGAGCGCGGTATCCTGGAGCCGCAGGTGGCCAGCGCACTCCTGCAGGAATCGATCGACCATGGATTTCGCTTGTCCGAGCGGCTCCATCAGGTGTTCCTGAGCCGGCTGGCGTTGTCGGCCGATCCGCAGATGAACAACAAGGCTTGAAAGGCGATCTTTGCCGGGAAATGCGAGAGCATGATCGCTGAAATCCAGAGGCATCATGAGAGAGACAATGGTTGAAACGATGGTGACCTACACGATCGAGTATAACGGCAAGCTGTATGTCATCGACGACGTGCCGGCGCGCGTCTGCCGCGAGACCGGTGAGGAGTTCTTCGCACCAGAGACCGTTGAGCACATCCAAGCACTGGTGAAGGGAAGCAAACCGCCGGTGCGAATGATACAGACTCCGGTTTTTCAGTATGCCTGATATCTGCACCATTCTGTGGTTGGCGCACGACGCTCAGTCCCTTTTGCCAACGGCACGGAAGATTATCCACAGATGACACAGATGAACACAGATGAAGAGAAGAAGGTATTTATCTGTGTCCATCTGTGTCATCTGTGGACAATCATTCTTCCCCCGCCCCCGCAGGTATCATTCATGCCGCAAGAGAAGAATCCACAGATGACACAGATGAACACAGATGAAGAGAAGAAGGCATTTATCTGTGTTCATCTGTGTCATCTGTGGATAATCCGAATCTGTGGACAATCCGAATCTGTGGATCATGAATACTAACAAGATCAAGACCTACGCCCCCAAGGCCCGGCGCGACTTCATCGCCGCCGTTACCCGCCGCGCGGGCACCTTCGGCCTCA
The DNA window shown above is from Candidatus Thiodictyon syntrophicum and carries:
- the brxC gene encoding BREX system P-loop protein BrxC — its product is MLIKDLFTKPIDRPINGVIKADQADSASVWQELDEYVVTKELDIHFRRFFGAYLDAIDHAGDPQVVGKVGVWISGFFGSGKSHFLKILSYLLENLEISHAGQTRRAIAFFDGKIQDAMLAADIKRAVGTAVDVCLFNIDSKADTASGRDAILRVFLKVFNEKLGFCADHPHIADLERHLAASGKLDAFKAAFRTIAKCDWEQERDGYSFYADELVLALSQALGKTPEGARAWLERCEDDFKSLLTVENFAGWIKAYLDSRGPAHRICFLADEIGQFIGQDTHLMLNLQTIAENLGTVCGGRAWVVVTSQEDIDAVLGEVRAARANDFSKIQGRFKTRLSLSSANVDEVIQKRLLDKTDAARATLAALYRDQADILKNQLSFSNVGMTFKPYADALDFVSVYPFAPYQFQLIQKVFEAIRRHGVTGLHLARGERSMLDAFQSAAIQLAAEPVGVLVPLHRFYPAIESFLEGVVKSTLDHAAGNDKLEPFDSQLLRTLFLIRYVEEIRGNVDNLVTLFVDRIDADRLALRRQIEASLQRLERETLIGRNGEDFFFLTNEERDISREIKDVDLSSAEEAKFLGELIFDDLLKGLRKQRFPDNNKDFGINRLCDLHPHGTRTDGDLVLSLVTPLADDYPMYEEARCILQSAAEGGQLIVRLDDDKTLGRELRTWLQTDRYIGRKNDGTAATTTVKILRERQEENRERRARLVLQLERLCKEAAYYAAGQPVRPKGGTAAASLSDALNYLIRNSFNKLGYLAHLSANPQAEIKAVLSATDVDDLGFSLEAGQGNQQALAEVEGHVNLMAGANRQVILQDLVEDRFGRRPYGWPEWEVVLLVARLVRKGAISLVMDGATLSADKIFEAVVTPSKWRRITAIKRQTVDQGQLQAARQLAKEVFGQIAPDGEDALAACLREHLGGWRTNLGQYKTLADTDAYPGRQEIADAAGVIAKLLAETESFGLIGTFLERKTDLLDLSDNVHELTNFYETQRPTWERLRKAAARFQPNRTWLDKDPKAAAALARIQTILDAAAPYGMIKDAESLIQTVEGIDTALVAERRAQVLQGIDAQLGKVQVELDEAKAATDLRNLCLLPLQVLRRQVETQASIAHLDQAGQAAIDAADEAFAKIEAAASQRKDPGTVGEQDKPVYVKPRRVVKVAALAPAGYLETQSDVDGYLDRLRKALENAISAGERIEIR
- a CDS encoding UPF0175 family protein produces the protein MQTVGIKALQTNPGVLSKALDSGDYLLITRHGKPIGIAAAFDDSLLDLGFRKWIAVRSFQAGDLSLGQVAQVFEKSKEETMRLLSELGIAIADYDLAEDLETLELLGSH
- a CDS encoding DUF3368 domain-containing protein, translating into MDAIVSDTTALIVLAGRQRLDLLGACFERVLLPRAVYREWLAGDASVENTVAHLSFLEVVAVEDFPLLGELRTLLDAGEAEALALARARGLPLLVDEKKARTIARMMKIPILGLVGVLLLAVERGILEPQVASALLQESIDHGFRLSERLHQVFLSRLALSADPQMNNKA
- a CDS encoding YgiT-type zinc finger protein, whose product is MVETMVTYTIEYNGKLYVIDDVPARVCRETGEEFFAPETVEHIQALVKGSKPPVRMIQTPVFQYA